The following are from one region of the Salvia splendens isolate huo1 chromosome 2, SspV2, whole genome shotgun sequence genome:
- the LOC121787238 gene encoding arogenate dehydratase 1-like translates to MQLQSLAPSSSLHLKSITRLTHNRVNPTRFLIQSASTTAAEAPAQVSRRYEWQSACAILASKVVSQQQDIDKTDDGSVNGHVSLDLLPVNKDSSTPALPKPLTIADLSPAPTHGSQLRVAYQGVPGAYSEAAAGKAYPKCEAIPCDQFEVAFQAVELWIADRAVLPVENSLGGSIHRNYDLLLRHRLHIVGEVQLPVHHCLLALPGVRKEYLRRVISHQQALSQCEHTLTRMGLTVAREAVDDTAGAAEYIAANGLRDTAAIASARAAELYGLQVVADGIQDDSSNVTRFVMLAREPIIPRTDRPFKTSIVFAHEKQGTSVLFKVLSAFAFRNISLTKIESRPHRNCPIRIVDDADTGATAKHFEYLFYIDFEASMAEARAQNALAEVQEFTSFLRVLGSYPMDMTPWAPSSAQD, encoded by the coding sequence ATGCAATTGCAATCTCTCGCTCCTTCCTCCTCTCTGCATCTCAAATCTATAACCCGGTTGACCCACAACCGAGTCAACCCCACCCGATTCCTCATCCAATccgcctccaccaccgccgctgAAGCCCCCGCCCAAGTCAGCCGCCGCTACGAGTGGCAGAGCGCCTGCGCTATTCTCGCCAGCAAGGTCGTCTCCCAGCAGCAGGACATCGACAAGACCGATGACGGCTCCGTCAATGGCCACGTCTCCCTCGACCTCCTCCCCGTCAATAAAGACTCCTCCACACCGGCGCTTCCGAAGCCGCTCACCATCGCCGACCTCTCCCCTGCGCCGACGCACGGCTCTCAGCTCCGCGTGGCCTATCAAGGCGTCCCGGGAGCCTACAGCGAGGCCGCCGCCGGGAAAGCCTACCCGAAGTGCGAAGCCATCCCCTGCGACCAGTTCGAAGTGGCCTTCCAAGCCGTGGAGCTATGGATAGCCGACCGTGCCGTGCTGCCGGTGGAGAACTCGCTGGGCGGCTCGATCCACCGCAACTACGACCTCCTCCTCCGCCACCGCCTCCACATCGTCGGAGAAGTCCAGCTCCCCGTGCACCACTGCCTCCTGGCGCTGCCCGGGGTGCGGAAGGAGTACCTGAGGCGCGTGATCAGCCACCAGCAGGCGCTCTCCCAGTGTGAACACACGCTCACGCGGATGGGGCTGACCGTGGCGCGTGAGGCCGTCGACGACACGGCCGGCGCGGCAGAGTACATCGCGGCGAACGGGCTGCGCGACACGGCGGCGATCGCGTCGGCCCGGGCGGCGGAGCTGTACGGGCTGCAGGTGGTGGCGGACGGGATCCAGGACGACTCGAGCAACGTGACGAGGTTCGTGATGCTGGCGAGGGAGCCGATCATACCGCGGACGGATCGGCCCTTCAAGACGAGCATTGTGTTCGCGCACGAGAAGCAAGGCACCAGCGTGCTCTTCAAGGTGCTGTCGGCATTCGCCTTCAGAAACATAAGCCTCACCAAGATAGAGTCGCGACCCCATCGGAACTGCCCCATACGAATCGTCGACGACGCAGACACAGGGGCCACCGCCAAACACTTCGAGTACCTATTCTATATAGATTTCGAGGCATCCATGGCGGAGGCGCGTGCGCAGAACGCTCTGGCCGAGGTGCAGGAGTTCACCTCTTTCTTGAGAGTGCTGGGCAGCTACCCCATGGATATGACGCCATGGGCCCCTTCCTCTGCTCAagattaa